In the Bacteroidota bacterium genome, GCCCTTCATCGGGTTTGACAAATGATACACCGATTTCTCAGGCGACCCAGTCGTATCCGATTACGGAAATGTTCAATCCCTGTAACGGGGAAAATATTTCGACCTCGGGGACGATTACAATTTCGACGCAAACGGTTCATCGGCCCGACGGTCTCTATTCCATGTCGTATCATCTGACCACGAACAGAATCAATGGAGTCGGTCAAACGACGGGGACAAGATATCAGATCAAGGAGAACAGTAACTATTACGGCACTTGGGATGGGACATCTTCCTCTGCATCCCAGGTGATCACATTCAGCGTCCACGCGTTCTCCAGCGATGTATCTGATTTTATGTTTAAGCTGTCTTGCATGGCATCGGTAGATGATGCGGGAACTTCCACTCTCACCCATTACACCCAGTCGTACATCTGCAGGTAATTCGTCCCTGCAATGCCGCAGCCTCAGGCTGCGCCGATCATTCGGGTTTGGTAGCCGCAGCCTTTAGGCTGCGTTCGTTGCCTCGTGTTTGGTAGCCGCCGCCTTCATGGTAGTGGCTCTTCTTCCTATGAACTCGTCATGCTGACATGCTCCTGGTCAGGATCTTTCAACTCTTTTAGAAAGATCCCGACCTAAGAAAATGCCGGGATGACGACATGAGATGAAACTGCGACACCACCCTCCTCCGAGTTGACACTCCCTCCGCTTTTCGCTACGTTTCCTGAGCAGATGATGCGCCAGATATCAATCATTCTCGCCCTCTCGGGGCTCGCGTTGATTTCGTTGCCGGGCCGTGCCTTGGCTCAGGCCTCTCCGACGGCCCGGTTTGCCGTCATAGGGGATTACGGATTCGCCGGGCAACCCGAAGCAGATGTCGCAACCCTGGTGAGCGGCTGGAATCCGGAGTTTATTGTCACCACTGGCGACAATAACTACGAGGACGGCCTCGCTTCGACGATCGACCAGAACATCGGGCAATATTATCATCAGTACATATTTCCCTATACCGGAGCGTATGGAACCGGAGACACTGTAAACCGTTTCTTTCCTTCCCTCGGGAACCATGATTGGAAATCACCGGGGGCGCAACCCTACCTCAATTACTTCGCTCTCCCCGGTAATGAGCGATACTATGACTTCGTGGCGGGCAATGTTCAGTTCTTCTGCATCGACAGCGATACTCTCGAACCGGATGGAACTTCGAGCTCCTCAATACAAGCGCAATGGTTGCAGAACAGGCTTTCAATTTCCTCCGCTCGCTGGAGGATTGTCATCTTCCATCACCCGCCCTACACATCGGGAACTACGCACGGATCGACGACGCGCATGCGCTGGCCGTTCCAGGAATGGGGTGCGACAACCGTTCTCTGCGGGCATGAGCACATCTATGAGAGGATTGAGATCAACAAACTCCTCTATATCGTCAACGGCTTGGGAGGGAAAAGCCTCTACCCGCTCGGCGCCCCGATTGCCGGCAGCCAGTATCGGTACAATTCCAATTACGGGGCCCAGCTTGTGACGGCGTACGAGGACAGTATCGTGTTTGCCTTCTACAATCGCGCGGGTACTCTGATTGACCACTATACGATCAAAACCGTCAGGTCAGTCGACATCCGCCAGAATTGGAATATGGTTTCCGTTCCCCTTACCGCGAGCGATTTCAAGAAAACAGCCCTTTTCCCGACTGCAGTCTCTCCGGCGTTTTTCTATCAAGATGCCTACCTGCACAGAGACACCCTGGCGAATGGAGAAGCATACTGGCTCAAGTTTGACGGGGATCAAACTGTTCCAATCAGCGGGACACCCCGTACCCTCGACACCATCGATGTTAGAGAAGGTTGGAATATGATCGGATCGATCAGTTCGTCCGTGGAGGTGTCTGGTGTCTCTTCAGCCCCCGGCGGGCTCATCACCTCGAGGTTTTTCGGCTATGATGGCAGCTATGCTCCGACTGACAGCATCCGGCCCGGGAAGGGCTACTGGGTGAAGGTAAATCAAGACGGAAAGCTGATACTCGAGTCATCGCCGGCCGCGGTGGGCGGCGCGGAACGAATCAAAATAGTGCCAACGGAAGAGCTTCCGCCCCTTCCGCCTGATCGCGATCAAGAGTCAACTCCAATTCCGCGATTCTATTCGCTGGCACAAAACTATCCTAATCCCTTCAATCCGTCAACGTCGATCTCATTTTCAATCCCGAAACGGACTCACGTCCGGCTCCAGATCTTCAATCCGATCGGGCAGCTCATTTCCACACTAATCGAGGAAGACAAACCGCCCGGCAATTACACGGCGACTTGGGATGCGAGCTCCAATGCAAGCGGGTTATACATCTATCGCATATCAGCGGGAGGTTATGTCGCGACGAAAAAAGCTGTTCTGATAAGATGAAACAGAT is a window encoding:
- a CDS encoding metallophosphoesterase, which codes for MRQISIILALSGLALISLPGRALAQASPTARFAVIGDYGFAGQPEADVATLVSGWNPEFIVTTGDNNYEDGLASTIDQNIGQYYHQYIFPYTGAYGTGDTVNRFFPSLGNHDWKSPGAQPYLNYFALPGNERYYDFVAGNVQFFCIDSDTLEPDGTSSSSIQAQWLQNRLSISSARWRIVIFHHPPYTSGTTHGSTTRMRWPFQEWGATTVLCGHEHIYERIEINKLLYIVNGLGGKSLYPLGAPIAGSQYRYNSNYGAQLVTAYEDSIVFAFYNRAGTLIDHYTIKTVRSVDIRQNWNMVSVPLTASDFKKTALFPTAVSPAFFYQDAYLHRDTLANGEAYWLKFDGDQTVPISGTPRTLDTIDVREGWNMIGSISSSVEVSGVSSAPGGLITSRFFGYDGSYAPTDSIRPGKGYWVKVNQDGKLILESSPAAVGGAERIKIVPTEELPPLPPDRDQESTPIPRFYSLAQNYPNPFNPSTSISFSIPKRTHVRLQIFNPIGQLISTLIEEDKPPGNYTATWDASSNASGLYIYRISAGGYVATKKAVLIR